CGAACTGGTCGACCACCCGCCCACAGGGATCGTTGCGCCCGACGAGGTCTTCCCTCGCACCGCAGCTTGGGCACCGCGGCGCTGGTACAGCGGCTGGACCCGCTCGATCCTCCCATACGCCCGCTTCGACGCTCGCAGCACGGAGCTCGCCCTCGCCGAGCTGTTCGAGGCCTCCAACCCGGACGTCGCCTGGTGGCTGCGGGTCGAAACCCATCAGGACGTGTGGATCCCCTACGGCCACCGCCAACGCCACTACCCCGACTTCATCGTCGTGGCCGGCGACCGCGATCACTGGATGGTCGAGGGCAAGGCCGACGATCGCGCCAACGACCCCGACGTCCTTGAGAAGAAGAACGCCGGCTTCGAATGGGCCCGTTTCGCCAACGACAGCGGCGACGCCACCGCCACTTGGCACTACCTGTTCGCCACCGAGACCGCGATCAAGCAGGCCGGCGGCACCTGGTCGGGCCTGAAGAACTTCGCCGAGTGGGAGTGACAGATGCCGATCTGGAGGCAGCCGGAGCTTGAGGCTCTCCTCGGCGGGGCACTCGATGCCGAGGGTCTCAACCAAGCAGCAATTGAGCGCCTCGTGCACGAAGCCGTACACGAGTCCGAGGTCCTGGACTTCAAGGCGGCACTGGAACCTCCGACGAAGGGACCTCGCTCCGGGTGGTTACCCGAGCAGGAGTTCGCCAAGGACGTCGCAGCCTTCGCGAATCACCGTGGCGGGCTGCTGCTCGTCGGCGTGGAAGATGTCGACGGAGTGGCGACGAACGCGCCGGGGTGGAGCCTGTCCTCGACGGCGGAGCAAGAGGAGCGCCGGCTGCGACAGGCCGCGGTGAACTACCTCTCGCCGGTGGCGAGCTTTGAGTGCGTCTGGGTCGAGCGCACGCCCAGTGACCACTTTCTGGGGGTCGTCGTTCCGCCAAGCCCTCGATCGCCTCACGCGGTCAACAGCCCCAGTGGGGAGGGACGCACCGCGCTCCGTTACCCAGTCCGCCACGGCTCGGACACCGTCTGGCTGAGCGAGCCTGAAGTGGCTGAGCGCTATCGCCAGCGGCTCGACGCACAGGCAGCTGAGGTCGCTCGCCTCGATGGTGCGATCGCAAACGGCGTGAGCGCCCTCATCCGAGCATCGGGCGTTTGGCTGTTCGTGGCAGTCGCTCCGGAGGCGCCGGTTCAGGGCCGGCTCGACAAGGCGACCGTCGAGAGAATCGATCAGTGGCAACGCACGAATAGAACCTCATCACCGCTGGGAAGAACGATCGCCGCCTATGGGCAGGGAATCGCGGCCCCCGGGCGAGTCGTGTTCACTGGGTCGCGGTTTTCTTCGACGGAGGATGAAACCGACGTTCGCGAGGCGCTCGTGGAGCTTTACGTCGATGGCGGGGCTTTCGCCGCAGTCCCGATCGGGTTGAGATCCACGGGCGAGGATGATGGGCGCCAAGTCGGAGAGATCACCCTCGTGGACGACGGCGTGCTTCTCATGGACCTTGTTCTTCGCTGGTGTGCCGCCGAGGCGGGCGCGTGGGGCACGGCTCGCGTCGTCATGGGGTTCATCGACGCCGACGACGAGGAAGGCGTTCTCGGCGAGCCGATCGAGCTAATCGAGAGCGACACCGGCACGGTTCGAAGGGTTCGGCCCAGCCGGACCCTCACCGGGCGTGTGCGCTCCGAAACCATCGCGGACCTGAGCGCAACGCTCACCATGCAGCAGCGGTTGACCGTTCTTCATCAGTCGCTTGCAGGGCTTCTCCATTGGTTCGGACTGCCCGAACCGGCGCAGGTCCTGTCGGATGGCACCCTGGTCCCTCGCCAGTTCACCATGTCCCGCTATCACGAGGTCGAGGCATGGGCCACGGCCAACGACGTGAACGCGGAGCGGCTACGGCGGGCTTGACCCCCCTGAGGACTGCGTGCGACAGCAGTCCACCCACCGCCGGCAGTTGAAGTCAGAGGTGTCGGTGAGGCCGTCGTCCAACAGCAGGTGACTTCGCAGCGAAGCAGGCCACGGTGCTGGTCGGCGATCATGCATTGGTGATCGATCTCGACGCCGCCACGGTGACAGCACTCCCCATTGACGAGCTGGGCCTCGCGGTCGTCGCAGACCTGGTCGCCGCGAACGAGTGGAACGAATACAACTACTTGAATAAGGCGTCCCAAGATCCTCGGTATGCGCATGACGACAGCGCTCTTCGTGCATTTGCTGAGGCACTCGGCTGGCTGCGTGCGCAAGGACTGATCGCTCGGACCCCGAAGCAGACCGCGGACGCCGCGATCTTCGTCACTCGTGCCGGCCACCGAGCAATAGCGGACGGTCTCGCCGCCGTCCGAGCGCGCCATCGCATGCAGACTGGGCTTCACCCGCTCGTGGAGCGGACCGCTCGACGCCAGTTCCTCCTTGGTGAGTACGAGCAGGCTGTCTTCGTTGCCATGAAGGCTGTCGAGATCAGGGTCCGTGACCTCGGCAACTTTGCCGACGACTTGGTCGGGGTCGACCTCATGAATCAGGCGTTCGGGCCGTCTGGCCGTCTGACCGACCCTGACGCCGTGAAGGGTGAGCGGGAGGGGACCCGCGCCATGTTCGCCGGGGCTTACGCCGTGCTCCGCAACCCGTCCGGACATCGGGAAGTTGACTACGACGATGTCGCCGAGGCGGCTGAAGCGGTCGTGGTCGCCAGCCTCCTCATGCGCGTGCTCGATCGGGTGGCAGCTCGCCTGGAATAGTCAGTAGCGCAACCAGCGGAGATCGAGGCGGCGAGGTTGTGCGCTTACGCCAGGGCCCACCCAGGCATCACTCGAGCATGGCGAGGTGGACTCCGAGCTGGTCGGCCTGCCAGGCAAGCCAGCCCGGCAGATGGCGCACATACAGGTCGTGCCACCAGCGAACTTCGTCGGCCGAAGTATCCGGCGCACCAACGATGAGCGCGGCGTGCGTCACCCGATCGTCGGAGGCGACGATCGCGACGGATCGATCATCGGCCCATTCAACGCGATCGGGGTGGGGGTACAGCGTTCTCGTCGTGAATACGAGTCCTGCAATCGCCGGGTGGGAGAGCTGGGCAGCGAACTCCCTCCTGAGCGACGCCAGCTGTTGGACCGGAGAAGCTTCGGCGAAGTCCCCGAGGTAGAAGGCAAATCCGCTGTGCAGTAGGTAGACCCAGGTCGCGTCGCCATCTGCAGCTTGATCGGCCTTCTTGTCGAGACGCCGCCGAAGGTCTCTCGCCTCGTCGTGCTCGACGATCGGTCCGCTGAGCTT
The genomic region above belongs to Acidimicrobiales bacterium and contains:
- a CDS encoding ATP-binding protein, whose translation is MPIWRQPELEALLGGALDAEGLNQAAIERLVHEAVHESEVLDFKAALEPPTKGPRSGWLPEQEFAKDVAAFANHRGGLLLVGVEDVDGVATNAPGWSLSSTAEQEERRLRQAAVNYLSPVASFECVWVERTPSDHFLGVVVPPSPRSPHAVNSPSGEGRTALRYPVRHGSDTVWLSEPEVAERYRQRLDAQAAEVARLDGAIANGVSALIRASGVWLFVAVAPEAPVQGRLDKATVERIDQWQRTNRTSSPLGRTIAAYGQGIAAPGRVVFTGSRFSSTEDETDVREALVELYVDGGAFAAVPIGLRSTGEDDGRQVGEITLVDDGVLLMDLVLRWCAAEAGAWGTARVVMGFIDADDEEGVLGEPIELIESDTGTVRRVRPSRTLTGRVRSETIADLSATLTMQQRLTVLHQSLAGLLHWFGLPEPAQVLSDGTLVPRQFTMSRYHEVEAWATANDVNAERLRRA
- a CDS encoding TIGR02391 family protein; this translates as MLVGDHALVIDLDAATVTALPIDELGLAVVADLVAANEWNEYNYLNKASQDPRYAHDDSALRAFAEALGWLRAQGLIARTPKQTADAAIFVTRAGHRAIADGLAAVRARHRMQTGLHPLVERTARRQFLLGEYEQAVFVAMKAVEIRVRDLGNFADDLVGVDLMNQAFGPSGRLTDPDAVKGEREGTRAMFAGAYAVLRNPSGHREVDYDDVAEAAEAVVVASLLMRVLDRVAARLE